A region from the Ciconia boyciana chromosome 1, ASM3463844v1, whole genome shotgun sequence genome encodes:
- the MTMR6 gene encoding phosphatidylinositol-3,5-bisphosphate 3-phosphatase MTMR6 isoform X1, with translation MEHIRTTKVEQVKLLDRFSTSNKSLTGTLYLTATHLLFIDSSQRETWRSYAVSSCMPQILHHHIAAVEKLPLTTSGCPLVIQCKNFRIVHFVVPRERDCHDIYNSLLQLSRTAKYEELYAFSYNPKQNESEQVKGWQLIDLAEEYKRMGVPNANWQLSDANRDYKICETYPRELYVPRTASKPIIVGSSKFRSKGRFPVLSYYHKNKEAAICRCSQPLSGFSARCLEDEHMLQAISKANPSNRYMYVMDTRPKLNAMANRAAGKGYENEDNYSNIRFQFVGIENIHVMRSSLQKLLEVSGMKGLSVNDFLSGLENSGWLRHIKAVLDAAVFLVKAIAVESASVLVHCSDGWDRTSQVCSLGALLLDSYYRTIKGFMVLIEKDWISFGHKFSDRCCQLDGDPKEISPVFTQFLESVWNLTEQFPQAFEYNEAFLLQIHEHVHSCQFGNFLGNCQKEREELKLKEKTYSLWPFLLDEQKKYRNPLYNPDFSPELTLLEPNTVSFNFKFWRNMYHQFDRSMHPRQSVFNLIMNMSEQNKQLEEDIKELEAKIKRRNGQPDAVLEKEHQQSAHPAPIALKTPPCFKKEQPLIPVNDAVRTIEGSNTADNRYSEFVAEFSKAEPAVVSLEYGVARMTC, from the exons ATGGAGCACATCCGTACCACCAAG GTAGAGCAAGTGAAATTACTCGATAGGTTCAGCACGAGCAATAAGTCACTGACAGGAACTCTATACCTTACGGCAACTCATCTGTTATTCATAGATTCAAGCCAGAGAGAAACGTGG CGTTCTTACGCTGTGAGTTCTTGTATGCCACAGATACTACATCATCACATTGCTGCAGTGGAAAAACTTCCCTTGACTACTTCTGGCTGCCCCCTTGTCATCCAGTGCAAGAACTTCAGGATAGTTCACTTTGTTGTTCCCAGAGAGAGAGATTGTCATGACATTTATAACTCTTTGCTTCAGCTGTCAAGAACAG CAAAATATGAAGAACTGTATGCCTTCTCCTATaatccaaaacaaaatgaatctGAGCAAGTCAAAGGCTGGCAGCTTATTGATCTAGCAGAAGAATATAAGAGAATGGGAGTGCCAAATGCTAACTGGCAGTTGTCCGATGCAAATCGTGATTATAAG ATTTGTGAAACCTATCCTAGAGAACTTTATGTTCCTAGAACTGCAAGCAAGCCCATAATTGTTGGTAGCTCCAAGTTCAGAAGCAAAGGAAGATTCCCAGTGTTGTCGtattatcataaaaataaagag GCTGCAATTTGCAGATGCAGTCAGCCTCTCTCAGGTTTCAGTGCCAGGTGCCTGGAAGATGAACACATGTTGCAAGCCATCAGTAAAGCAAATCCTTCAAATCGCTATATGTATGTCATGGACACCAGGCCAAAG cTTAATGCAATGGCaaacagagctgctgggaaaggCTATGAGAATGAAGACAACTACTCTAACATTAGGTTCCAGTTTGTTGGCATTGAAAACATTCACGTAATGAGATCCAGCTTACAAAAACTTCTGGAAG TCAGTGGCATGAAGGGTTTGTCTGTCAATGACTTTTTGTCCGGTTTGGAGAATTCTGGATGGCTGCGTCACATCAAAGCTGTGTTGGATGCTGCTGTCTTCCTAGTCAAG GCAATAGCGGTTGAGAGCGCAAGTGTATTAGTGCACTGCTCAGATGGCTGGGATAGGACTTCCCAAGTTTGTTCTCTTGGAGCTCTCTTACTGGATTCCTATTATAGAACAATCAAAGGATTCATG GTCTTGATAGAGAAGGACTGGATCTCTTTTGGGCACAAGTTCTCTGACAG GTGTTGTCAGTTGGATGGTGATCCAAAAGAGATCTCACCAGTGTTCACCCAGTTTTTAGAAAGTGTGTGGAATCTGACTGAGCAGTTTCCACAAGCCTTTGAGTACAATGAAGCTTTCCTTCTTCAGATCCATGAACATGTCCATTCATGCCAGTTTGGTAACTTCCTTGGAAACTGCCAAAAAGAGCGAGAAGAACTAAA ATTAAAAGAGAAGACATATTCCTTGTGGCCGTTCCTTCTGgatgaacaaaagaaatatcGGAATCCTCTGTATAATCCAGACTTTTCTCCAGAATTAACTCTTTTGGAGCCTAATACAGTATCATTCAATTTTAA GTTTTGGAGAAATATGTACCATCAGTTTGATCGAAGTATGCATCCCAGGCAATCTGTGTTCAATCTTATAATGAACATGAGTGAACAAAATAAACAACTGGAGGAAGACATTAAAGAACTGGAAGCT aaaataaaacgGAGAAATGGGCAGCCAGATGCAGTCCTTGAGAAGGAACATCAGCAGTCTGCTCATCCTGCACCCATAGCACTGAAGACTCCTCCGTGCTTCAAGAAGGAGCAGCCACTGATCCCTGTGAATGATGCTGTAAGAACTATAGAGGGCAGCAACACAGCAGACAATCGCTACAGTGAATTTGTGGCAGAGTTCTCAAAAGCTGAGCCTGCTGTTGTCAGCTTGGAGTACGGAGTGGCCAGAATGACCTGCTAA
- the MTMR6 gene encoding phosphatidylinositol-3,5-bisphosphate 3-phosphatase MTMR6 isoform X3 has protein sequence MEHIRTTKILHHHIAAVEKLPLTTSGCPLVIQCKNFRIVHFVVPRERDCHDIYNSLLQLSRTAKYEELYAFSYNPKQNESEQVKGWQLIDLAEEYKRMGVPNANWQLSDANRDYKICETYPRELYVPRTASKPIIVGSSKFRSKGRFPVLSYYHKNKEAAICRCSQPLSGFSARCLEDEHMLQAISKANPSNRYMYVMDTRPKLNAMANRAAGKGYENEDNYSNIRFQFVGIENIHVMRSSLQKLLEVSGMKGLSVNDFLSGLENSGWLRHIKAVLDAAVFLVKAIAVESASVLVHCSDGWDRTSQVCSLGALLLDSYYRTIKGFMVLIEKDWISFGHKFSDRCCQLDGDPKEISPVFTQFLESVWNLTEQFPQAFEYNEAFLLQIHEHVHSCQFGNFLGNCQKEREELKLKEKTYSLWPFLLDEQKKYRNPLYNPDFSPELTLLEPNTVSFNFKFWRNMYHQFDRSMHPRQSVFNLIMNMSEQNKQLEEDIKELEAKIKRRNGQPDAVLEKEHQQSAHPAPIALKTPPCFKKEQPLIPVNDAVRTIEGSNTADNRYSEFVAEFSKAEPAVVSLEYGVARMTC, from the exons ATGGAGCACATCCGTACCACCAAG ATACTACATCATCACATTGCTGCAGTGGAAAAACTTCCCTTGACTACTTCTGGCTGCCCCCTTGTCATCCAGTGCAAGAACTTCAGGATAGTTCACTTTGTTGTTCCCAGAGAGAGAGATTGTCATGACATTTATAACTCTTTGCTTCAGCTGTCAAGAACAG CAAAATATGAAGAACTGTATGCCTTCTCCTATaatccaaaacaaaatgaatctGAGCAAGTCAAAGGCTGGCAGCTTATTGATCTAGCAGAAGAATATAAGAGAATGGGAGTGCCAAATGCTAACTGGCAGTTGTCCGATGCAAATCGTGATTATAAG ATTTGTGAAACCTATCCTAGAGAACTTTATGTTCCTAGAACTGCAAGCAAGCCCATAATTGTTGGTAGCTCCAAGTTCAGAAGCAAAGGAAGATTCCCAGTGTTGTCGtattatcataaaaataaagag GCTGCAATTTGCAGATGCAGTCAGCCTCTCTCAGGTTTCAGTGCCAGGTGCCTGGAAGATGAACACATGTTGCAAGCCATCAGTAAAGCAAATCCTTCAAATCGCTATATGTATGTCATGGACACCAGGCCAAAG cTTAATGCAATGGCaaacagagctgctgggaaaggCTATGAGAATGAAGACAACTACTCTAACATTAGGTTCCAGTTTGTTGGCATTGAAAACATTCACGTAATGAGATCCAGCTTACAAAAACTTCTGGAAG TCAGTGGCATGAAGGGTTTGTCTGTCAATGACTTTTTGTCCGGTTTGGAGAATTCTGGATGGCTGCGTCACATCAAAGCTGTGTTGGATGCTGCTGTCTTCCTAGTCAAG GCAATAGCGGTTGAGAGCGCAAGTGTATTAGTGCACTGCTCAGATGGCTGGGATAGGACTTCCCAAGTTTGTTCTCTTGGAGCTCTCTTACTGGATTCCTATTATAGAACAATCAAAGGATTCATG GTCTTGATAGAGAAGGACTGGATCTCTTTTGGGCACAAGTTCTCTGACAG GTGTTGTCAGTTGGATGGTGATCCAAAAGAGATCTCACCAGTGTTCACCCAGTTTTTAGAAAGTGTGTGGAATCTGACTGAGCAGTTTCCACAAGCCTTTGAGTACAATGAAGCTTTCCTTCTTCAGATCCATGAACATGTCCATTCATGCCAGTTTGGTAACTTCCTTGGAAACTGCCAAAAAGAGCGAGAAGAACTAAA ATTAAAAGAGAAGACATATTCCTTGTGGCCGTTCCTTCTGgatgaacaaaagaaatatcGGAATCCTCTGTATAATCCAGACTTTTCTCCAGAATTAACTCTTTTGGAGCCTAATACAGTATCATTCAATTTTAA GTTTTGGAGAAATATGTACCATCAGTTTGATCGAAGTATGCATCCCAGGCAATCTGTGTTCAATCTTATAATGAACATGAGTGAACAAAATAAACAACTGGAGGAAGACATTAAAGAACTGGAAGCT aaaataaaacgGAGAAATGGGCAGCCAGATGCAGTCCTTGAGAAGGAACATCAGCAGTCTGCTCATCCTGCACCCATAGCACTGAAGACTCCTCCGTGCTTCAAGAAGGAGCAGCCACTGATCCCTGTGAATGATGCTGTAAGAACTATAGAGGGCAGCAACACAGCAGACAATCGCTACAGTGAATTTGTGGCAGAGTTCTCAAAAGCTGAGCCTGCTGTTGTCAGCTTGGAGTACGGAGTGGCCAGAATGACCTGCTAA
- the MTMR6 gene encoding phosphatidylinositol-3,5-bisphosphate 3-phosphatase MTMR6 isoform X2, with protein MEHIRTTKVEQVKLLDRFSTSNKSLTGTLYLTATHLLFIDSSQRETWILHHHIAAVEKLPLTTSGCPLVIQCKNFRIVHFVVPRERDCHDIYNSLLQLSRTAKYEELYAFSYNPKQNESEQVKGWQLIDLAEEYKRMGVPNANWQLSDANRDYKICETYPRELYVPRTASKPIIVGSSKFRSKGRFPVLSYYHKNKEAAICRCSQPLSGFSARCLEDEHMLQAISKANPSNRYMYVMDTRPKLNAMANRAAGKGYENEDNYSNIRFQFVGIENIHVMRSSLQKLLEVSGMKGLSVNDFLSGLENSGWLRHIKAVLDAAVFLVKAIAVESASVLVHCSDGWDRTSQVCSLGALLLDSYYRTIKGFMVLIEKDWISFGHKFSDRCCQLDGDPKEISPVFTQFLESVWNLTEQFPQAFEYNEAFLLQIHEHVHSCQFGNFLGNCQKEREELKLKEKTYSLWPFLLDEQKKYRNPLYNPDFSPELTLLEPNTVSFNFKFWRNMYHQFDRSMHPRQSVFNLIMNMSEQNKQLEEDIKELEAKIKRRNGQPDAVLEKEHQQSAHPAPIALKTPPCFKKEQPLIPVNDAVRTIEGSNTADNRYSEFVAEFSKAEPAVVSLEYGVARMTC; from the exons ATGGAGCACATCCGTACCACCAAG GTAGAGCAAGTGAAATTACTCGATAGGTTCAGCACGAGCAATAAGTCACTGACAGGAACTCTATACCTTACGGCAACTCATCTGTTATTCATAGATTCAAGCCAGAGAGAAACGTGG ATACTACATCATCACATTGCTGCAGTGGAAAAACTTCCCTTGACTACTTCTGGCTGCCCCCTTGTCATCCAGTGCAAGAACTTCAGGATAGTTCACTTTGTTGTTCCCAGAGAGAGAGATTGTCATGACATTTATAACTCTTTGCTTCAGCTGTCAAGAACAG CAAAATATGAAGAACTGTATGCCTTCTCCTATaatccaaaacaaaatgaatctGAGCAAGTCAAAGGCTGGCAGCTTATTGATCTAGCAGAAGAATATAAGAGAATGGGAGTGCCAAATGCTAACTGGCAGTTGTCCGATGCAAATCGTGATTATAAG ATTTGTGAAACCTATCCTAGAGAACTTTATGTTCCTAGAACTGCAAGCAAGCCCATAATTGTTGGTAGCTCCAAGTTCAGAAGCAAAGGAAGATTCCCAGTGTTGTCGtattatcataaaaataaagag GCTGCAATTTGCAGATGCAGTCAGCCTCTCTCAGGTTTCAGTGCCAGGTGCCTGGAAGATGAACACATGTTGCAAGCCATCAGTAAAGCAAATCCTTCAAATCGCTATATGTATGTCATGGACACCAGGCCAAAG cTTAATGCAATGGCaaacagagctgctgggaaaggCTATGAGAATGAAGACAACTACTCTAACATTAGGTTCCAGTTTGTTGGCATTGAAAACATTCACGTAATGAGATCCAGCTTACAAAAACTTCTGGAAG TCAGTGGCATGAAGGGTTTGTCTGTCAATGACTTTTTGTCCGGTTTGGAGAATTCTGGATGGCTGCGTCACATCAAAGCTGTGTTGGATGCTGCTGTCTTCCTAGTCAAG GCAATAGCGGTTGAGAGCGCAAGTGTATTAGTGCACTGCTCAGATGGCTGGGATAGGACTTCCCAAGTTTGTTCTCTTGGAGCTCTCTTACTGGATTCCTATTATAGAACAATCAAAGGATTCATG GTCTTGATAGAGAAGGACTGGATCTCTTTTGGGCACAAGTTCTCTGACAG GTGTTGTCAGTTGGATGGTGATCCAAAAGAGATCTCACCAGTGTTCACCCAGTTTTTAGAAAGTGTGTGGAATCTGACTGAGCAGTTTCCACAAGCCTTTGAGTACAATGAAGCTTTCCTTCTTCAGATCCATGAACATGTCCATTCATGCCAGTTTGGTAACTTCCTTGGAAACTGCCAAAAAGAGCGAGAAGAACTAAA ATTAAAAGAGAAGACATATTCCTTGTGGCCGTTCCTTCTGgatgaacaaaagaaatatcGGAATCCTCTGTATAATCCAGACTTTTCTCCAGAATTAACTCTTTTGGAGCCTAATACAGTATCATTCAATTTTAA GTTTTGGAGAAATATGTACCATCAGTTTGATCGAAGTATGCATCCCAGGCAATCTGTGTTCAATCTTATAATGAACATGAGTGAACAAAATAAACAACTGGAGGAAGACATTAAAGAACTGGAAGCT aaaataaaacgGAGAAATGGGCAGCCAGATGCAGTCCTTGAGAAGGAACATCAGCAGTCTGCTCATCCTGCACCCATAGCACTGAAGACTCCTCCGTGCTTCAAGAAGGAGCAGCCACTGATCCCTGTGAATGATGCTGTAAGAACTATAGAGGGCAGCAACACAGCAGACAATCGCTACAGTGAATTTGTGGCAGAGTTCTCAAAAGCTGAGCCTGCTGTTGTCAGCTTGGAGTACGGAGTGGCCAGAATGACCTGCTAA